A single genomic interval of Juglans regia cultivar Chandler chromosome 1, Walnut 2.0, whole genome shotgun sequence harbors:
- the LOC109014309 gene encoding dirigent protein 22-like: MAQSFVPKQISTSFLVLVLAATIYLAKANDHQLRETKLSLYAQDFSAFGSPNATVIPVAGIAGKAWTFTQFGTLYVTDDTLTETADPKSPKVGQLQGMYITSGLDGLNSHVSVSVVFTSKAYNGSTLQLQGISKQFEAVREVSVVGGTGRFRLARGYATFETYFLDIPTRYSVVRCNVTVLHN; this comes from the coding sequence ATGGCTCAAAGCTTTGTACCCAAACAAATTTCCACTTCATTCTTAGTATTGGTTCTAGCCGCGACCATATATTTAGCCAAAGCCAACGACCACCAGCTTAGAGAAACCAAGCTATCCTTGTATGCACAAGACTTCTCAGCCTTCGGCTCTCCCAACGCGACGGTCATCCCGGTGGCAGGGATCGCCGGCAAGGCATGGACATTCACCCAATTCGGGACCCTCTATGTTACCGACGACACCCTCACCGAAACCGCTGATCCAAAGTCACCCAAAGTTGGGCAACTCCAAGGCATGTACATAACATCGGGTTTGGACGGTTTGAATTCACATGTTTCGGTGTCGGTAGTGTTCACAAGTAAGGCGTACAATGGAAGCACCTTGCAATTACAAGGCATTAGCAAGCAGTTTGAGGCCGTTAGAGAGGTGTCGGTGGTGGGTGGAACTGGGAGATTCCGGCTAGCTAGAGGCTATGCTACCTTTGAGACCTACTTCTTAGACATTCCTACCCGATACTCCGTTGTCCGCTGCAATGTTACAGTGCTACATAACTAG